The DNA region GATGTGCGCTCTTGAGGAGCAATCCCCAGATAATCTGTCAAACAAGAAAACGATGCATGATTACTCTGAATCCTGAACCAATTCAGTCGTGAATGAGCAGAGAATCTGAACTCTATAGCACCTCGTCAAATCCCATTTCTGGTACAGTGTCCCTGAAACTCGGCCTGGGCAAGAAATCACCGCAGGCTCTTGTTGCAAGTTTTCTGAACGATCTTTGCCTGACAATGCCTCCATTCTTGGAGTTCGAAGAGCAGCTAAAAAGCCTCTCGAGTTGCAGGTGATGTACGCTGCTCGTTTCGTCGGCTGTGGCTTCTCCTCTGGCTCTGACAAGCGATTTCAGTTCCTCCTGCAGCTTGCTGAGTTCGTCAAAACGTTCACAGCTCTTCAGCCTGTGGCCTTCCCTCATCCCAAACGTTCCGATCGACAGAACCGCTGCGGTCCAGCCGTCGTTGAGCTTGTCGGTCTGAGGAAGGCCGCTGGATGAATCGACAACTGCAAGACGGTAGACGGGGAGTGTATGTGTGAGTTCCAGCTATAATGAACATGAAAGAATGCAGCTTCAGGCTTTCAGCTCCTGAGATATACTGAAACTCTGCAACAGTTTTGTTTTCCTCTTTCGGAGACTGAAATTCTGAAACTAGAGTCGTTAGTCCGTCGCTGCCATCGCAGCATGTCACTTACGCCAAGCCGGGTCCGCGATGAACTCTGATTTCCTTCCGCCGCGATGCGATCCATGAAGCTTGGTCTGCATCCAGTTGAGAACCTGCAGACGCAGCAATAGCAAGAATTAACACATAGCATTCAGCAACACCAAGTTCAGATGAAATGGAGAATGCATGCGTACCCCCATGATTACTACGGTCCTCTCGTATTAGAAGGATTGCTACTGCCCTCTCGTATAAGAAGCTTTGGAGAAATGTAGGTGAATGGGCTTGATAGGAAGCTCATGATCCCATGCATGATGCAAGTGTAATATATAGGGGGTGCAAACTTGGGTCCTGTGGCCAGAACTCAGGAAAATCTGGTTAAAGACTGCATCTGCACCTCTGCAGAATCTCATGGCCACTGCTGTGTCCAGCAAACTGGGGAGCAATTTTGTACGCTCGTTTGCACACACTCCCAACTTTGACTTCATTGGAAGCAAACGCTGCATCGAGGAAGATCTATCCCGTTTAAGGGAAACGCGATAGAGCCAGGGAAACATGGAAAGGATGCGCCGAGAGTCGAGCAAAGAAAGATAGGTCGTATGCGTTTTCGAAGTCTGCAAGGAACATTGGCGTGTGACAAACTTGGCCACAGGTTTCTGAAGCTTCCGTGCAGTCATGTTTTGTGTTATCGATGCGTCGATGGAGCTCGCTCCAAGTGTCCTCCAGGCTCCAGGTCGTAGGCAAGTAGTAGGTAGGGAGGTCACAGGCCAGCATGGCTCACTGTTAATTTGCAAGAACTGTAAATTGATTCTGCCATTGCATTTCTGTCTGTTGCAAATTGCAATGCATAAGACGGGGATGCTCCCTAGAACTTAAGAGAAATTCTGTCATTGCATCTTGACTGTGCTATGTATAAAATCGCCCAGTTCTGCTAGCACAGAAATCAGCACAGGTAAAAAAGGGGGTCACCGACAAATTGAAGCCGTTGCATAATGGAAGTTGCAAAATAAGTGCTGATTCACATCAAAATACAATAGACCTATGCATCTGCTATGATCATGCCATAACTGAAACTCTAACTCTGTTGATAGAAGTGCGGAATTTTTTCCTCAATAATTGAGTAAGCCTACTGTTAAAGCTACATATTTACTGTGTTATGAACACCGTAAGTTTAGCTGCCTGGTGAAGAATCGACAGCCCATTTCGATCACAGGCGCTGACACGAGTGGGAAGACGACTGTTTTCCCCGTACGTCAATCCCGAGAGAATGCTGATCGGACGATCCGGCTGCATCCGAAAGGGGCCTAGAAAAAACTAGAGTTCGGTCTTTCATcacaaaaaaaaagaggaagaaAAAAAACCAGAGATTCGGCTTCGGCTTTGGTTCACCTGGGCTCGCTGGGGCTTGGCCTTAGAGCCCTGGCTATTGTGGCCCATTGACCTATTCCGAGCCGAACGGGCTCGTACGATGGGGCCCACGCTGTCGTCCGGGTCGGGCCTGGGTCGGACTCGAACGGGTTCTCTTCTTCTTGCGGAATAAGAAGAAGAGCCGCGGCGGCGTATAGTCGTGTTGCCGAGGTCCCCAAGCGCGCACCACTCACAAAATACACCCTCGCCTTACTCGCGGACCACACCCGACTCCGGCGAGATCTTCCGGCGGTCGGCGAGATGAGTCGCGGCACGGGCGCGGGCTACGACCGCCACATCACCATCTTCTCCCCCGAGGGCCGCCTCTACCAAGTCGGTGCGTGCCCCCCAAAAACCctagctttttttttcttttcacttTCTTAGATCTAGGGGGAACTCGTGGGAGTTCGACGGCGCCTGAGCTGTGTCGTTCGGTGTGCGCAGAGTACGCGTTCAAGGCGGTCAAGTCGGCGGGGGTCACGTCGATCGGCGTCCGCGGCAAGGACTCCGTCTGCGTCGTCACCCAGAAGAAAGTGCCGGTGAGTTGTTCGGCGACGCTCGCCTCTATCGATCGGGGCTTCGCGCCTGATCCCGTCGTTTCTCTACCCTGGTGCGGGGTTCTGCACTAAAAAAGATTGCAGCTCTCCGCGGGCTCGGTTGGATTGATTGTTTTGTGTGACCTGACCCTGACCTGTGGGTGCAGGATAAGTTGCTGGATCAGACGAGCGTGACGCACCTGTTCCCAATCACCAAGTACATCGGATTGCTTGCCACTGGCCTTACAGGTATGGCTGGTTATTGTTCTCTGGTGCACATCATTATATGGTCAGTAGTGCTGTTATGTTTGGAGTTTTGCTTTAGCTGCCCATTAGCTATGAAAAGTTGCCCTATTTTAATCGAATCGTGCGGTTCTAGATATCAATTTTGTTACAAGCCAGTGGAACTTGACTGTTGATATTGCTGGTTCTAAATAGGATAGGTCAACGTAAGTTGGATTCACAGGTCAGTTTTGTTTCTTATCCACGATTTTTGTTTGTTGAATTAAGCTGCATATCTCTGGAAGATTGTCAAAATCATAGTCATATTGAGCCACATCGTGATCAACGATGGTTAAAGCTCCAATTTAGGAGTCCAACCTTTTTAGTTACATATACACAGCTGCTAATTTGAGATTTTAGGTTAGAGTGCGTATTATGATTTTGTGAGGTCCAGTCACTTGTAATCGTGGAAGCAATTTATTTCATGCCACATCTGTTTATCCTTCCTttagcaacaacaacaacaaagtctttcagtcccaagcaagttggggtaggtaGAGTTGAAAATCAACAGGAGCCACTAATCCAGGTTCAGGCACGTGAATATCAATTAATCTGTTACTGTGTACTTTGCTTTAAGGACGCTCATGAAGTTATTTAGAGCGCTGGTTATTGCCTTGCTGTTTTCACATGCTGCCCTGTTTAATTGTTCTGAAACAAATTTTTACCTGACTGGTAATGGATGTTGTTTTATTCCCAGCTGACATGCTGCCCTGTTTAATTGTTCTATAACACATTTTTTGTCTGACCGGTAATGGATGTTTTATTCCCAGCTGATGCAAGGTCGTTGGTTTACCAAGCAAGGAATGAAGCAGCTGAGTTTCGCTTCAAATGGGGTTATGAGATGCCTGTAGATGTGTTAGCGAAATGGTACCGAGCCTCCCTTAATTCAATGTTGTGTTATTTGCAGCAGTAGCTATAAGCAAACATTACTTATCTGATTTATGTTTCAGGATCGCTGACAAAGCGCAAGTTTACACGCAGCATGCCTACATGAGACCCCTTGGAGTAGGTTAGCATCATCACACAATACATGCTTGCTTTTCCATTAAGCGGTTGTCATTCTGCTTTGGTGTTCTAGTGTGTTCAGTCAGCTTACAGATTGCCCATCATGTTCATTTTTTTGGCTACATTTCAGTTGCTATGGTCTTGGGCTACGACGAAGAGAAAAATGCTCAACTCTTCAAGTGTGACCCTGCTGGTCACTTCTTTGGACACAAGGTATATGGCTATTTTGCCACCTTTCTCCTTAATGAATATTGCTGAATGTCAAGTTTCCTTGTCTCTACTGGATATTTAGTAAGAATTAATCAATCTGCTGACATTTTCTTTCAGGCAACTAGTGCCGGGCTTAAGGAGCAAGAAGCAATAAATTTTCTTGAGAAGAAAATGAAGGATGATCCACAATTCACCTATGACGAAACTGTTCAGGTAATGTTGGACAAAGCAGTCTTTTTTGTTTAAAATATTATACATACTGCACTAACCTAGTAGTAGTCCAAACAACTAATTGTACAGACACTAGCATGCACTTTGTAAATATGGCCAATTGTTCCACAGTGTGGTTGTATATTGTGCTGGTAATGCAGCTCATTGATGTAGCTGTGCCATAGTTTCTACAGCTACAGGCCATTGATACGTCATTCTTCAGTTGTCAATCCAGCCCCCCTGTTGTTCGCATTTTCTATTTTCAAACTACCATGTAGAAGTTGAGGTGGTGATTATTTGTTAACTTTGTCCTATGCTTTTCAGATTGCAATCTCTGCATTGCAATCAGTTCTCCAGGAAGATTTCAAGGCCACTGAGATTGAGGTTGGTGTTGTGAGGAAAGAAGACCGGGTTTTCAGAACGCTCACAACAGAGGAGATCGATCAGCACCTGACGGCCATTAGTGAACGGGACTGAGCCTCCACATGTTGGACATGTCACTGTGTCACACACTGTGCCGTGCCATTGTGCTTCGACACTGTCATTTCATTTCATAGCCAGCAAAGGAACACTGAGTGGACCATTTCATGTCTAACACTGAAAACAAGCCTCTCTTTGTACTCGTTGCTTCATCTTTCTACGTGGTTGAATTTGCAGTGGTTTGATTATGCTTTGCTAATAGCATACCTGAACGTTGATTATTTGGTTACATGTTGCATATACTAAAAGCGTTTATAGCTTGTAGCTGATTATATCAGGAAAAAGAAGTCGTTTGGCTTCTAGCTCTGATGGTGAACCAAGCGGTGCTCTCAATATTTGTTCGCCAAAGGATCTTCTCCGAAATTATTTTTTTTAGTTCTTCAATTAGTACAATCCTCGTAACAAAATAGGCCCTCCGAGATGTAACAAAATAGTTCAGGCTCTTGCTGCGCTTGGCAGCTCATGTTCGGTCGATGCTGATCCGATTCTGGACAGTCATTCAGATGAGGTTGCTGACGATGACGCAGCATTAGGGGTTTTATGGAACTGTTAAAAAAATAGTGAGACTACGGCAGGTAGAGCCTCACTATGAACATCACAGGCAGACGATCATAAGCATACTGCAGCACGATTTGCATCCAAGATTGTGGGTGAACGATTGTGAAAGAACATATCCCCTAACTCTCGCAAATTTTACGATGTATACATTTGCTGACAAAAAGCCTGATATAGGAATATTACATGAGCTATCTTAACGCTTCTATTCTGCTAGCCACCTCTGCCAtatacaaaagtacaagtcaaACTTTTTTCCTTTTCATCTGATCTCGTTCGTGAACATCACTTAGACCTTCCGTCCCGTTTCATCACTACAGCAGGACACGGAAGAGGCCTGGCTGCGCCTGCGTGTACTGAAGGCCGTGTTCCAGGAGGTACTGCTCCACGGCAGCTGTCAGCCTTGCAGGGGTGCGGGCGCTGGATATGATGATGGCCTGGAGTCGGCGACCAGTGGACCGCGCGATCTTCCTCCGGTTGTTGAGCTCGTAGTTGAGGACGTGTATCGCCTCGCTGACGTGTAGGCCGCACAGGTCAATTGGAGGGTTTTGCTCCTGGATGAGGCCTTGCAGCTCTGGCATTTGGAATCTGTTGTGAACATAGGAAATAGATTACCTTTTGTGCAGTATTAAACATCTCGAGTAGATAAATTAAGGTAGGATTTTCCATTTATAACATGACATAGAATGGCAAATAGCCTGGACAGTTGCTTTCAACTTTAGTTCAAAAGTCACTATCCAATAATTGCAAAAGGCTTGACCAGTGAGCTATATATAAGTAGCTGTAATATCATCCACACATTTTGACAAATTTAATATTGAATAAGTATATTGTGTATGGCAGCTATCCTTAACCTAATGGCATTTGAATAAAAAAAGCTCACACATGCAGAGAAGACTCATCAGAGAATAACATGCTCAGCTGTGCACCCAACAAGTATGCCTAATTCAGTATTTGGAAGCGCAAAAAAGCATTATAGATGTGTTCAAAGCACAAGCACTGGTTTATTTGAAGCTATACTTCCTACACAATATATCTAGTATATAGATGGCATTAACTAAAAAATTTTAGCTGACCTTTGTTGATATGTTGTTTCTCTAGCCTTCTCTTGAGCCAACCTGCTTTGTATATTGTATAGCTCCTTCAATGTCAGATCCTTTGTTAAAGGGCTGTTGCCCGTCAGAAAAGCCTGCCTATCCTGCTAAAATTTTAATCATATAGAACAGTTCTCACTGAACGGATAGATAATAATAAAATTCAAGACATGTTTCAAAGGAATGCAATCGAttgtgaaaatcaaaaccactGGACTTAATATTTCGGGGGGGTGGCGGGGTGTGGGGGTGTGGGGGGAAGGACTGATCATAATTGAACTGACAATATTTGACATACAAAACCAATTAAAAATTGCATAGCTAAACTGAATGCAGGATTGCGCCAGATGATAGTATGCATTCTCTTACAAGTTATATTAACAACAGCATGCACAAAACTTTTGCTCGAAATATTCTATTAGTTTAGTATCTCAGAGTGGCTTATCTACCTGTTCAAGAAATGCATGCCGCATGCTTGCAAAATCATGAGCTTCATCCTTTGGTTCCAAATATGCACTTGCTGTCATCACAAACATGTTTAAATCATAAGGCAAATAAGCATGCCACATGCATTTGGTAACGGTTCATAAAAAACATATTGTAATTCAAGAGCACTACCCGCAGCATCATTTTCAAGCCAAGCTGGTCCTGTCTGAATTCCAGCAATGTTTTGTAGGGTATTGGTTGAGATCATATCATGATGCCCATTATACGAGCCACCCAACAGCTGAGAACCTCTGCTTGAACCAAAACCAGAAACTGGCACATTAGTCGTCTTGTACCTTCCTCTAGGAGCATCCAGGGAAACATGTTCACGTCCAGTTGCGGGTGAAACAATATCGTCTGCGAGTATAGCTGAATGAGATCTATACGGACTGTTTGGCAGACCAAAAGCTTCTTTACTATAGTTTCCAAGACCATTTTGACCATATGATGCTGGTGATGGAGGACTTGAATGTCCAAATGATAGTGACCTGAGGTTCTGACTGAGTCGTCCATCAACTTTATTCTGCTATTAATGATATGACAATACTTAGCAAATTTTTGAAGGAGATTTCATGCAGTAAACACAGATAATAACCATTTCCATGAAGCATGCTCAAAGCCTCAAAGGTAGATATGCATCAGAAAATATGGCATATGCAATTTTGTTAGCAGAAGGAATATCAAAAGAAGTCATTTTGTTATCATATGAAGTCACAGTGAAGAGTTTCGTCAAGAGATCAAGAGGGAGGGATATGATATTCAGTGCCTCCTAGGATATAACCAATCGGCTATATTCAAATTACTAGTGCCACTACACCTAAACATAGATCTAACAGCGTGACACATGAGTTATCAGTCCATATCAATGGTCAATCTTCTCTGCAAGGAATTAGTCCATATTGTTCGAAGAAAACTAAATGAATCTTCAAGTGACCTTTCCAGAATTCAGATCCAATTAACCAAGATAGAATAGGTTACTAAGCTCATAAGCGATACATAAGGTGTGCTGTATTAAGCTGATTTTCCACATATATATTCTCTAGTTGTTGGACGGTATGGCATTTCTGAACAAGAGATATGCAACTTTTGAAAAGAGCAATCTGAGAGAAACAGTATAGTGGAT from Panicum hallii strain FIL2 chromosome 9, PHallii_v3.1, whole genome shotgun sequence includes:
- the LOC112874252 gene encoding polyadenylate-binding protein-interacting protein 7-like isoform X2, whose product is MSTEERKLSMLNKGTSLNPNAEEFVPSSLRSVSDASRRSDAAIVISGPSKEASTDQAESIIWSNSDEEAHQYWQQQLPDDITPDFKVLGQDETAGPDSLTLTGLSINDGIGASIFSPNQTLGMQHRASPLIRDKLSTRPKIEFSGPAYIDEHSQATIMSPTASSMSPTAAPWVKTVRNGGHYNSNRRDVGHYNGDSSIGASLHNISDAYHGSRRSLSSTMDIMSQLENKVDGRLSQNLRSLSFGHSSPPSPASYGQNGLGNYSKEAFGLPNSPYRSHSAILADDIVSPATGREHVSLDAPRGRYKTTNVPVSGFGSSRGSQLLGGSYNGHHDMISTNTLQNIAGIQTGPAWLENDAAASAYLEPKDEAHDFASMRHAFLEQQDRQAFLTGNSPLTKDLTLKELYNIQSRLAQEKARETTYQQRFQMPELQGLIQEQNPPIDLCGLHVSEAIHVLNYELNNRRKIARSTGRRLQAIIISSARTPARLTAAVEQYLLEHGLQYTQAQPGLFRVLL
- the LOC112874252 gene encoding polyadenylate-binding protein-interacting protein 7-like isoform X1 gives rise to the protein MSTEERKLSMLNKGTSLNPNAEEFVPSSLRSVSDASRRSDAAIVISGPSKEASTDQAESIIWSNSDEEAHQYWQQQLPDDITPDFKVLGQDETAGPDSLTLTGLSINDGIGASIFSPNQTLGMQHRASPLIRDKLSTRPKIEFSGPAYIDEHSQATIMSPTASSMSPTAAPWVKTVRNGGHYNSNRRDVGHYNGDSSIGASLHNISDAYHGSRRSLSSTMDIMSQLEQNKVDGRLSQNLRSLSFGHSSPPSPASYGQNGLGNYSKEAFGLPNSPYRSHSAILADDIVSPATGREHVSLDAPRGRYKTTNVPVSGFGSSRGSQLLGGSYNGHHDMISTNTLQNIAGIQTGPAWLENDAAASAYLEPKDEAHDFASMRHAFLEQQDRQAFLTGNSPLTKDLTLKELYNIQSRLAQEKARETTYQQRFQMPELQGLIQEQNPPIDLCGLHVSEAIHVLNYELNNRRKIARSTGRRLQAIIISSARTPARLTAAVEQYLLEHGLQYTQAQPGLFRVLL
- the LOC112874254 gene encoding proteasome subunit alpha type-6 gives rise to the protein MSRGTGAGYDRHITIFSPEGRLYQVEYAFKAVKSAGVTSIGVRGKDSVCVVTQKKVPDKLLDQTSVTHLFPITKYIGLLATGLTADARSLVYQARNEAAEFRFKWGYEMPVDVLAKWIADKAQVYTQHAYMRPLGVVAMVLGYDEEKNAQLFKCDPAGHFFGHKATSAGLKEQEAINFLEKKMKDDPQFTYDETVQIAISALQSVLQEDFKATEIEVGVVRKEDRVFRTLTTEEIDQHLTAISERD
- the LOC112874252 gene encoding polyadenylate-binding protein-interacting protein 7-like isoform X3, which gives rise to MSTEERKLSMLNKGTSLNPNAEEFVPSSLRSVSDASRRSDAAIVISGPSKEASTDQAESIIWSNSDEEAHQYWQQQLPDDITPDFKVLGQDETAGPDSLTLTGLSINDGIGASIFSPNQTLGMQHRASPLIRDKLSTRPKIEFSGPAYIDEHSQATIMSPTASSMSPTAAPWVKTVRNGGHYNSNRRDVGHYNGDSSIGASLHNISDAYHGSRRSLSSTMDIMSQLEQNKVDGRLSQNLRSLSFGHSSPPSPASYGQNGLGNYSKEAFGLPNSPYRSHSAILADDIVSPATGREHVSLDAPRGRYKTTNVPVSGFGSSRGSQLLGGSYNGHHDMISTNTLQNIAGIQTGPAWLENDAAASAYLEPKDEAHDFASMRHAFLEQDRQAFLTGNSPLTKDLTLKELYNIQSRLAQEKARETTYQQRFQMPELQGLIQEQNPPIDLCGLHVSEAIHVLNYELNNRRKIARSTGRRLQAIIISSARTPARLTAAVEQYLLEHGLQYTQAQPGLFRVLL
- the LOC112874252 gene encoding polyadenylate-binding protein-interacting protein 7-like isoform X4, with protein sequence MSTEERKLSMLNKGTSLNPNAEEFVPSSLRSVSDASRRSDAAIVISGPSKEASTDQAESIIWSNSDEEAHQYWQQQLPDDITPDFKVLGQDETAGPDSLTLTGLSINDGIGASIFSPNQTLGMQHRASPLIRDKLSTRPKIEFSGPAYIDEHSQATIMSPTASSMSPTAAPWVKTVRNGGHYNSNRRDVGHYNGDSSIGASLHNISDAYHGSRRSLSSTMDIMSQLENKVDGRLSQNLRSLSFGHSSPPSPASYGQNGLGNYSKEAFGLPNSPYRSHSAILADDIVSPATGREHVSLDAPRGRYKTTNVPVSGFGSSRGSQLLGGSYNGHHDMISTNTLQNIAGIQTGPAWLENDAAASAYLEPKDEAHDFASMRHAFLEQDRQAFLTGNSPLTKDLTLKELYNIQSRLAQEKARETTYQQRFQMPELQGLIQEQNPPIDLCGLHVSEAIHVLNYELNNRRKIARSTGRRLQAIIISSARTPARLTAAVEQYLLEHGLQYTQAQPGLFRVLL